In a genomic window of Staphylococcus taiwanensis:
- a CDS encoding ABC transporter permease, which produces MTWHMLWKMTAQNFKMQRHVIMPFILVLGIMFGTEFILLSLNMNAYVQRRSQLLPIFIGIGNFFMSVLGLIFILYANRFMMKRRQQEFAMNMILGMEKKHFRIIMLFETLYQFILIALIGITGGYLFGVLIFMLMNKLMYQTGMTLMDYPFDIKAMSITLISLAVIMLVLFLINNVKILFQSPIKLIHQRHKAERKLPKPILYVLLIVGLVTLFCSYHIALSNQMVLKSLYDLFSAIALVMIGTYCLFLSLGVLLLDWLKYIPKLYYNPKFFFTISGLRSRMNSNAIGLASITMLCTFLIVTVGMTVSTYRGISNQVDSIITDQYRISIDGNSHFNKHTQQKVRNLEHDIKQHADVDFFKINAVTLIATDYDKNGVFKYRDNKYLNMTLDSAYLVIMTQHDYNQLNTKKVKLKHGELGFSSANQPFKKLNTTTMMGDKFNVKQLNGRNYSYPVPGSLTVVTPDLTTYRQLTNYYANKDKANTHGTNKVQNTFMHFNIMTKNTAEFDKVKDQLMKQYSVSIEDKKEVAATLYEINGGLIFVGTVVSIILIIGTFLMMYYKNIAEGYEDRKNYQIMQKVGIEDTRIKSTINSQIIWIFTLPILVATIHVAFASKIIFNVLGILNVNNLGIFATSYIGVLVAVVAIYALMYWITSRIYYLIVNRHP; this is translated from the coding sequence ATGACGTGGCACATGCTATGGAAGATGACTGCTCAAAATTTTAAAATGCAGCGACATGTAATTATGCCTTTCATATTAGTGCTTGGTATCATGTTTGGGACGGAGTTTATATTATTGTCTCTTAATATGAATGCTTATGTGCAAAGACGTAGCCAATTATTACCGATCTTCATAGGTATTGGTAATTTCTTTATGAGTGTATTAGGACTTATCTTTATCTTATATGCGAATCGTTTTATGATGAAACGACGCCAACAGGAATTTGCGATGAATATGATTCTCGGTATGGAGAAGAAACATTTTCGCATTATTATGTTGTTTGAGACGTTGTATCAATTTATTCTTATTGCACTTATTGGTATTACAGGTGGCTATTTGTTTGGCGTGTTAATCTTCATGTTAATGAACAAACTCATGTACCAAACTGGCATGACATTAATGGATTATCCATTTGATATTAAAGCGATGAGTATCACGTTAATCAGTTTAGCAGTGATTATGTTAGTTTTATTCTTAATTAATAATGTCAAAATATTATTTCAAAGTCCCATTAAATTAATCCATCAGCGTCATAAAGCGGAAAGGAAACTACCTAAACCTATCTTGTATGTATTATTAATCGTTGGATTGGTTACGTTATTTTGCAGTTATCATATCGCCTTATCTAACCAAATGGTTTTGAAATCATTATATGATTTGTTTAGTGCGATTGCGTTGGTCATGATTGGTACCTATTGTTTATTCCTATCACTAGGTGTTCTGCTTTTAGATTGGCTGAAATATATTCCCAAGTTGTATTACAATCCCAAGTTCTTTTTCACTATTTCAGGTTTGCGGTCTCGAATGAATTCCAATGCTATTGGCCTTGCGAGTATCACAATGTTATGCACATTTCTAATTGTTACAGTTGGAATGACCGTATCGACGTACCGAGGCATTTCGAATCAAGTCGATTCGATTATTACAGACCAATATAGAATTTCGATTGATGGAAATAGTCATTTCAATAAGCACACACAACAGAAAGTTCGCAATTTAGAGCATGATATTAAACAACATGCCGATGTTGATTTCTTTAAAATCAATGCTGTGACATTGATAGCCACCGATTATGACAAAAATGGTGTATTTAAATATCGAGATAATAAATATTTAAATATGACCTTAGACAGTGCCTATTTAGTGATTATGACGCAACATGATTATAATCAATTGAATACGAAGAAAGTTAAACTTAAACACGGTGAATTAGGATTCTCTAGTGCCAATCAACCTTTTAAGAAATTGAATACAACGACGATGATGGGAGATAAATTCAACGTAAAACAACTTAATGGTCGAAACTATTCTTATCCAGTGCCTGGATCTTTAACGGTGGTTACACCAGATTTGACAACGTATCGTCAATTAACAAATTATTATGCGAATAAAGACAAAGCAAACACACATGGTACAAATAAAGTGCAAAATACATTTATGCATTTTAATATCATGACAAAAAATACTGCTGAGTTTGATAAAGTGAAAGATCAATTAATGAAGCAATATAGTGTGAGTATTGAAGATAAAAAAGAAGTGGCAGCTACATTATACGAAATTAACGGTGGTCTCATTTTTGTTGGTACCGTTGTCTCAATCATCTTAATTATAGGCACATTTCTGATGATGTATTATAAAAATATTGCTGAAGGTTATGAAGATCGAAAAAATTATCAAATTATGCAAAAAGTGGGTATAGAGGACACACGCATTAAATCGACCATTAATAGCCAGATTATTTGGATTTTCACGTTACCTATTTTGGTCGCTACGATTCATGTTGCCTTTGCATCTAAGATTATTTTTAATGTGTTAGGAATCTTGAATGTAAATAATTTAGGTATTTTTGCGACAAGCTATATAGGTGTGCTTGTAGCTGTGGTAGCCATTTATGCATTGATGTATTGGATTACATCACGTATTTATTACCTCATTGTGAATCGTCATCCTTAA
- a CDS encoding LacI family DNA-binding transcriptional regulator, producing MKPKLEDVAELANVSKTTVSRVLNNRGYISQVTKDKVYKAMQELNYQPNSAARQLFKQKTNIIGLLFPTVSNPFFGELINELETKLYNKGYIVIIGNSMNNPEKETHYMNQLLSNQVDALIVGTHNIGIDQYKNSNLPIVAIDRIVNEDIPDIRSDNYNGGLLATERLIEQGATQIIHTNGPIDVNTPANLRQSAYEDTMKAHNLKPITYTIDFSLDYSSKLDIFKLIFQDHPDVEAIFASNDTDALQIYQLALSMGKSIPKDLKIIGYDGTQLVRTLMPQLTSIIQPIDAITDKAIEILERRLNSESTEQEYILPVTLWEGTTG from the coding sequence ATGAAGCCAAAATTGGAGGACGTTGCCGAATTAGCAAATGTATCTAAAACGACAGTTTCACGTGTTCTAAATAATCGTGGTTATATCAGTCAAGTAACAAAAGATAAAGTCTATAAAGCAATGCAAGAGTTGAATTATCAGCCTAACTCAGCTGCTCGTCAGTTGTTTAAACAAAAAACAAACATTATTGGACTTCTTTTCCCCACTGTATCAAATCCCTTTTTTGGTGAGCTTATCAATGAATTGGAAACTAAATTATATAATAAAGGTTATATCGTAATTATTGGAAATTCTATGAATAATCCCGAAAAAGAGACTCACTACATGAATCAATTACTTTCTAATCAAGTAGATGCATTAATCGTAGGTACACATAATATTGGTATTGATCAATATAAAAACAGCAATTTGCCTATAGTAGCGATTGATAGAATTGTAAACGAAGACATCCCTGATATTCGTTCGGACAATTATAACGGCGGCTTGTTGGCAACTGAACGCTTGATTGAGCAAGGTGCAACACAAATCATACATACGAACGGTCCTATTGATGTCAACACCCCTGCTAATTTACGACAAAGTGCCTATGAAGATACTATGAAAGCACATAATCTTAAACCTATAACATATACAATCGATTTTAGTTTAGATTATTCAAGTAAATTGGATATCTTCAAATTGATATTCCAAGATCACCCTGATGTAGAAGCAATCTTTGCTTCAAATGATACTGATGCTTTACAAATTTATCAACTTGCATTGTCTATGGGCAAAAGTATTCCAAAAGATTTGAAAATTATTGGCTACGATGGCACGCAATTAGTTAGAACGTTAATGCCTCAACTTACTTCTATTATTCAACCTATTGATGCAATAACAGATAAAGCAATTGAAATTTTAGAAAGAAGACTAAATTCAGAATCTACGGAACAAGAATACATCTTACCTGTTACATTGTGGGAGGGTACGACAGGATAA
- a CDS encoding 3-oxoacyl-ACP reductase: MARTVLVTGSSRGLGATIVKTLADQGFQVVVNYNQSKEAAEQIASDIGDKAIAIQANVTRRDDVDRLVKEATAHFGQIDVVVNNALVNFKFDPVAQKSFKDLTWDDYQQQIDGTLKAAFNVTQSVVPQFIERGAGSVISIGTNLYQNPVVPYHEYTTAKAGLIGFTRNVAAELGQYGITANVVSGGLLKTTDASAVTTPEVFDLIAQTTPLRKVTTPQDLASLVAYLSTEAANGITGQNFTVDGGLTMN, from the coding sequence ATGGCAAGAACCGTGTTAGTTACCGGTAGTAGTCGTGGCTTAGGTGCAACGATTGTTAAGACATTAGCCGACCAAGGCTTTCAAGTTGTTGTGAATTATAATCAGAGTAAAGAAGCGGCTGAACAAATCGCAAGTGATATCGGTGATAAAGCAATCGCAATCCAAGCTAATGTAACACGTCGTGATGATGTTGACCGTTTAGTTAAAGAAGCAACTGCACATTTTGGTCAAATTGATGTTGTCGTTAATAATGCATTAGTTAATTTTAAATTTGACCCTGTTGCTCAAAAGTCTTTTAAAGATTTAACGTGGGATGATTACCAACAACAAATTGATGGTACATTAAAAGCTGCCTTTAATGTTACTCAAAGTGTCGTTCCACAATTTATCGAACGTGGTGCGGGTAGTGTGATTAGTATTGGTACCAATTTATATCAAAATCCAGTAGTGCCCTACCATGAATACACGACAGCTAAAGCTGGTTTGATCGGTTTTACGAGAAATGTTGCAGCAGAATTAGGCCAATACGGCATTACCGCTAATGTCGTGTCAGGTGGTTTATTGAAGACGACAGATGCTAGTGCCGTCACTACACCTGAAGTATTTGACTTAATTGCTCAAACCACACCATTACGCAAAGTAACGACACCACAAGATTTAGCTAGCTTAGTGGCCTATTTAAGTACGGAAGCGGCAAATGGTATCACAGGCCAGAACTTCACCGTCGACGGTGGCTTAACAATGAACTAA
- a CDS encoding 5,10-methylene-tetrahydrofolate dehydrogenase, whose amino-acid sequence MTYTVGLIPSPGVAHHLVDNAIAKVKQQLYQHIDDGHDWQFESKVDLLIGSAEDVHESIDKAAELKAQYQWDFVICITDLPSISGNKVVISDFNSDKQVSMLSLPALGWVNLEHKLVNSMIALIEKLYNNSTKERPKVHPLIHPKAVDPREDESSKRRYINKFFILGWLQLILGLTRANEPWKNIFNFKKIISVAFATGTYVSIFSMPWELSVQYSIYRFIVLMLIAIFGMAGWLLYAHQLFERKTAKSQRVYRYIYNATTLLTLIIITLMNYVILYLLLSISISLFVPVSLFNNWTSANPDFTFLNYLKLLWFVASLGLLAGAMGSTVENEEKIRRITYSYRQYHRYKEAKQEVEQSASNREDKDDEQYGGKKQDHREEYES is encoded by the coding sequence ATGACATATACGGTTGGATTAATACCATCGCCAGGTGTAGCACACCACTTGGTAGATAATGCGATAGCTAAAGTTAAACAGCAATTATATCAACATATCGATGATGGTCACGATTGGCAATTCGAAAGCAAAGTCGATTTGTTAATTGGTTCAGCGGAAGATGTACATGAAAGCATTGATAAAGCAGCTGAATTAAAAGCACAATATCAATGGGATTTCGTTATTTGTATTACTGATTTACCCAGTATTTCTGGTAACAAAGTCGTGATCAGTGACTTTAATAGTGACAAACAAGTATCGATGTTATCACTACCCGCACTGGGGTGGGTTAATTTAGAACATAAGTTAGTTAACAGTATGATTGCTTTAATAGAAAAACTATATAACAACAGTACGAAAGAACGTCCCAAAGTACATCCGTTGATTCATCCTAAAGCTGTCGATCCACGAGAAGATGAAAGTTCGAAACGACGCTATATTAATAAATTCTTTATTCTAGGTTGGCTACAGCTCATTCTTGGGTTAACACGTGCAAACGAACCATGGAAGAATATTTTTAACTTTAAGAAGATTATATCGGTCGCTTTTGCCACAGGCACTTATGTATCGATTTTCTCTATGCCTTGGGAATTAAGCGTTCAGTATTCAATTTATCGTTTTATAGTCTTAATGCTGATTGCCATTTTCGGTATGGCGGGGTGGCTTTTATATGCACATCAATTATTTGAACGAAAGACGGCTAAATCACAACGTGTTTATCGCTATATTTACAACGCTACAACCTTGCTTACTTTAATCATTATCACATTGATGAATTATGTTATTTTATATCTCTTATTATCAATCAGTATTTCATTATTTGTACCTGTGAGTTTATTTAATAATTGGACGAGTGCGAATCCAGATTTTACTTTTCTAAATTATTTAAAATTATTATGGTTTGTAGCCTCACTTGGATTACTAGCCGGTGCAATGGGTTCTACAGTAGAGAATGAAGAGAAGATTCGTCGTATCACTTATTCCTATCGTCAGTATCATCGCTATAAGGAAGCGAAACAAGAAGTGGAACAATCCGCTTCGAATAGAGAAGACAAAGATGATGAACAATATGGAGGTAAGAAACAAGACCACAGAGAGGAGTATGAATCATGA
- a CDS encoding DUF4064 domain-containing protein yields the protein MANQSTDYTSNHTQENKIKRTGEHILTWLGVALQVLVAIIFLILKPFIGNSSFKEQVVTQSQNQGNSVSSTEVNDGFSALSGLIGFFTWGSIIALVLAIIGGILISKKPKVAGVLLIVAAIVALTNNWISALLWVIAGIMLLVRKAKKHNNYDHNYYGNNDNRHNDNRYDNNHNNAYDNNNNHNRNDYGYDNNRNYDRDNNDHNDNRNRNNNEGGLRNLDDEERHNNNNDYNNDGHHNGYSNMTNQGAQSDRNQDHRNQRDHLYDDNGYRRNNDHDNRNDYNDNNRDFNHDNDRNEYNHSNHRDDLHRSDDDFNRRNDVDWSNDRREGGQHDNRENHDNNGLGRDLTSDEHHSSNHRDDYDADNNFRRSDRNNQDDNLNGFNNDNQEQHHDHNFVKDEADKLKDKKDNDPYKY from the coding sequence ATGGCTAATCAATCTACAGATTATACATCAAATCATACTCAAGAGAACAAAATTAAACGTACAGGTGAACATATCCTCACATGGCTTGGCGTTGCCCTTCAAGTTTTAGTAGCAATTATCTTCTTAATTTTAAAACCATTTATTGGTAATAGTAGCTTTAAAGAACAAGTTGTAACACAATCACAAAATCAAGGCAATTCAGTATCTTCAACTGAAGTTAATGATGGCTTTAGTGCTTTAAGTGGATTAATTGGATTCTTTACATGGGGTTCAATTATCGCATTAGTTCTAGCAATTATTGGTGGTATTTTAATTAGTAAAAAACCGAAAGTTGCAGGTGTTTTACTTATTGTTGCAGCAATTGTTGCATTAACAAATAACTGGATCAGTGCATTGCTATGGGTCATTGCAGGTATCATGTTATTAGTTAGAAAAGCTAAGAAACATAACAATTACGATCATAACTATTATGGAAATAATGATAACCGTCATAATGACAATCGTTATGACAACAATCATAACAATGCTTATGATAATAACAACAATCATAACCGTAATGACTATGGCTACGACAACAATCGTAACTATGATCGCGATAACAATGATCATAATGACAATCGCAATAGAAACAACAATGAAGGCGGCTTACGTAACTTAGATGATGAAGAGCGTCACAACAATAACAATGATTACAATAACGATGGTCATCATAATGGCTATTCAAACATGACAAATCAAGGTGCACAGTCTGATCGTAACCAAGATCATCGTAATCAACGCGACCATTTATATGATGACAATGGTTACCGTCGTAATAATGATCATGATAATCGCAATGACTATAACGATAACAATCGTGATTTCAATCATGACAACGACCGTAATGAATACAATCATTCAAATCACCGCGATGATTTACATCGTTCTGATGATGATTTCAATCGTCGTAATGATGTTGATTGGTCAAATGATCGTAGAGAAGGCGGTCAACACGACAATCGTGAGAACCATGACAACAATGGTTTAGGTAGAGATTTAACAAGTGACGAACATCATTCATCAAACCATCGTGATGATTATGATGCAGACAACAATTTCCGTCGTAGTGATAGAAATAATCAAGACGATAATTTAAATGGTTTCAACAACGATAATCAAGAACAACATCATGATCATAACTTCGTTAAAGATGAAGCTGATAAATTAAAAGATAAGAAGGACAATGACCCTTATAAATATTAA
- a CDS encoding zinc-ribbon domain-containing protein — protein sequence MKFCPQCGNQLKEGQHFCSKCGNDLQAFEDYRNDERYNYYQTQKPKRKVWPFVLVAIVVIGLIVASCFTYYHFFIQESEHVQNKPTTTQHVNNDDDHTKEHRISNDPKKTEQQREDDNEEKDKQSNLPKIDVLSDDFFQTYMQKNNLDGYMGFKKGMTKDEVEKRYGKGTPFPHIEGFHNDYIKYGNIAITYNPHTQIKKVAMVAVAPDNVSEHEFISKYNNYDKHSLSGSYIYNNVKDNGFEIIVTPVNGKVVLIECVPEY from the coding sequence ATGAAATTTTGTCCTCAATGTGGAAATCAATTAAAAGAAGGCCAACATTTTTGTAGTAAATGTGGTAATGATTTACAAGCCTTTGAAGATTATCGAAATGATGAACGTTATAACTATTATCAAACTCAAAAGCCGAAAAGAAAGGTTTGGCCATTTGTCTTAGTAGCAATTGTCGTCATTGGCCTTATTGTTGCAAGTTGCTTTACATATTATCACTTTTTTATTCAGGAAAGTGAACACGTTCAAAATAAACCAACTACGACGCAACACGTCAATAACGACGATGATCATACCAAAGAACATAGAATATCTAATGATCCTAAAAAAACTGAACAACAAAGAGAAGATGATAATGAAGAGAAAGATAAGCAATCAAACTTACCTAAAATAGATGTCTTGAGCGATGATTTTTTTCAAACTTATATGCAAAAGAATAATCTTGACGGATATATGGGATTTAAAAAAGGAATGACTAAAGATGAAGTAGAAAAACGTTACGGTAAAGGTACACCGTTTCCACATATTGAAGGCTTTCATAATGACTATATAAAATATGGTAATATTGCTATTACTTATAATCCGCATACACAAATTAAAAAGGTAGCAATGGTTGCTGTTGCACCAGATAATGTTAGTGAGCATGAATTTATAAGCAAGTATAATAATTATGATAAGCATAGTTTATCTGGCTCATATATATACAATAATGTAAAAGACAATGGCTTTGAGATTATAGTTACGCCAGTAAATGGAAAAGTTGTGTTAATAGAATGTGTACCAGAATACTAA
- a CDS encoding DoxX family protein: protein MRIGLLLIRLMLGITFTVHGSQKVFSGFKEPMSMMAGLGLPAFLGVLLGLFELIGGIFMIIGLFSNYVAAGFIFIMLGALFTVHLAQGYMASELVLLLLVMSIAVMISYNWKKILELY, encoded by the coding sequence ATGAGAATAGGATTATTATTAATTAGACTGATGTTAGGTATTACATTTACAGTACACGGATCGCAAAAAGTATTTAGTGGATTTAAGGAGCCGATGTCAATGATGGCAGGGCTTGGATTACCTGCATTTCTAGGTGTTTTATTAGGTTTATTTGAATTGATTGGTGGCATATTCATGATTATAGGTTTATTTTCTAACTATGTTGCAGCAGGATTCATTTTCATCATGTTAGGCGCACTATTTACAGTTCACCTTGCTCAAGGGTATATGGCATCTGAACTTGTACTTTTACTATTAGTGATGAGTATCGCTGTCATGATTTCGTATAATTGGAAGAAAATACTCGAACTGTACTAA
- a CDS encoding 5,10-methylene-tetrahydrofolate dehydrogenase encodes MSSEKTIGLVVAPGVTEKLAESLINDIPDILSEQNNQQQDWEVDLVVDPLTGYAESVEAIFKKIQDYHDKRKWDYVVAITDLPMFYQQRVLALDINKKNGAAIFSYPAFGWPPVKNRFKNAIIAIINEVYDSEQRHEAYDSQDTVKTEIDKQFPLTKVDKTEVHLEETGNDHLRYLASSRSFGMVRLVSGMTFANNPLNMMASLSNIVAIAFTTGAFGLIFTTMWQMSMEFSMWRLFGISIIAILGMLLWIMMSHDLWESTKQSQNKRITWLYNLTTVMTLFVAIIIYYIILYTLFLIAELVLLPANFLGQQVGLKGPAGIDLYLSIPWFAASISTVAGAIGAGLLNDQLIKESTYGYRQQMRYDDKGKNK; translated from the coding sequence ATGAGTAGTGAAAAAACGATTGGGCTAGTAGTAGCACCAGGCGTGACTGAGAAACTAGCTGAAAGTTTAATTAACGATATTCCAGACATTTTATCAGAACAAAATAATCAACAACAAGACTGGGAAGTTGACCTTGTGGTTGATCCTCTAACTGGCTATGCTGAATCTGTGGAAGCCATTTTCAAGAAGATTCAAGATTATCATGACAAGAGAAAATGGGACTATGTCGTTGCGATTACAGACTTGCCTATGTTTTATCAACAACGCGTATTAGCACTTGATATTAATAAGAAAAATGGTGCAGCCATCTTCTCTTATCCTGCATTTGGTTGGCCTCCAGTTAAAAATCGGTTTAAAAATGCGATCATTGCTATTATTAATGAAGTCTATGACTCAGAACAAAGACATGAAGCATACGATAGCCAAGATACTGTTAAAACTGAAATTGACAAACAATTTCCATTAACAAAAGTTGATAAAACGGAAGTGCATTTAGAAGAAACAGGCAATGATCACTTGCGTTATTTAGCGAGTTCACGCTCATTTGGTATGGTACGTTTAGTCAGTGGAATGACTTTTGCGAATAATCCTTTAAATATGATGGCAAGTTTAAGTAATATTGTAGCCATTGCCTTTACCACTGGTGCGTTCGGTCTGATTTTTACGACGATGTGGCAAATGAGTATGGAATTTTCTATGTGGCGTCTTTTTGGCATTTCAATTATCGCTATTTTAGGCATGTTACTTTGGATTATGATGTCACATGATTTATGGGAATCAACGAAACAAAGTCAGAATAAACGCATTACTTGGCTCTATAATCTTACAACAGTTATGACGCTATTTGTCGCAATCATTATTTATTATATTATTCTATATACACTATTCTTGATTGCTGAACTGGTATTACTGCCAGCTAATTTTTTAGGACAACAAGTTGGCTTAAAAGGACCAGCAGGCATAGATTTATATTTAAGTATCCCATGGTTTGCTGCGTCAATTTCTACTGTTGCTGGGGCAATTGGTGCAGGTTTATTAAATGACCAATTGATTAAAGAAAGTACGTACGGTTATCGTCAACAAATGCGTTACGATGATAAAGGTAAGAATAAATAA
- a CDS encoding LLM class flavin-dependent oxidoreductase — MSNNDHQLHIGILIYGCGHHQAAWQQPESSVERLGDITYYQQLAQLAEKGLFDVAFFSDNQAFNPGFTTMPSFWFDPLINLTAISQVTQHIGLVPTISSTFSNPFTVARQLLSLDHITGGRVGWNLVTSMTDVEAQNHSMTALPDHDMRYKKADEFAHVVNGLFESWHTDDFQPNRERGTLMTTSNIQPLQHNGQYFQVRGPLTTPASPQGKPVAMEAGASKQDIALATKYADAVYSVSWNINQARRYRKRLDVAMTNANHPRHIKVFPGLVTYVARTHEDALQKKANLDALLPIDNALKQLSFFVQQDCSTWELDEPVPDLPPVESFSGPVGRYETILEIIKDKEPTVRELLGYLNAGGGHLTLIGTPEMIVDEMVYWFNEGVADGFNLMPPSLPDSLEDFVEFIVPELQRRGLYRTSYSGQTLREHLGLTQN; from the coding sequence ATGTCTAACAATGACCATCAATTACACATTGGCATTTTAATCTATGGTTGTGGTCATCATCAAGCAGCTTGGCAACAACCAGAATCTAGTGTAGAACGTCTTGGTGATATAACGTATTATCAACAACTTGCACAATTAGCTGAAAAAGGATTGTTTGATGTCGCATTCTTTTCAGATAATCAAGCTTTTAACCCTGGATTTACTACGATGCCAAGCTTTTGGTTTGATCCACTTATTAATTTAACAGCTATCTCTCAAGTGACACAGCATATTGGTTTGGTACCTACGATCTCGAGTACCTTTTCAAATCCTTTCACTGTGGCAAGACAGTTGTTAAGTTTAGACCATATTACAGGTGGACGTGTCGGCTGGAACCTCGTTACATCCATGACTGATGTAGAAGCTCAGAATCATAGTATGACTGCTTTGCCTGACCATGACATGCGATATAAAAAGGCTGACGAATTCGCTCACGTGGTGAATGGCTTGTTTGAATCTTGGCATACTGACGACTTCCAACCCAATCGTGAACGTGGCACACTTATGACAACGTCAAATATTCAACCACTTCAGCATAATGGGCAATATTTCCAAGTACGTGGGCCCCTCACAACACCTGCGAGCCCACAAGGTAAACCCGTAGCAATGGAGGCAGGTGCATCAAAGCAAGATATTGCATTAGCTACCAAATATGCTGATGCCGTTTATTCAGTTTCATGGAATATCAACCAAGCAAGACGTTATCGTAAGCGTCTCGATGTCGCGATGACTAATGCAAATCACCCAAGACATATTAAGGTGTTTCCTGGTTTAGTCACATATGTTGCCCGTACACATGAAGACGCATTACAAAAGAAAGCAAATTTAGATGCCTTATTGCCTATTGACAATGCATTGAAACAACTAAGCTTCTTTGTACAACAAGATTGTAGCACTTGGGAACTCGATGAACCTGTACCTGATTTACCACCAGTTGAATCATTCAGTGGTCCTGTAGGACGCTATGAAACGATTCTTGAAATTATTAAAGATAAAGAACCAACTGTAAGAGAATTACTTGGTTACTTAAATGCTGGCGGTGGCCATTTAACACTTATTGGTACGCCAGAAATGATTGTTGATGAAATGGTGTATTGGTTCAATGAAGGTGTAGCAGATGGTTTCAACTTGATGCCACCTTCCCTTCCTGATAGTTTAGAAGACTTTGTAGAATTCATCGTTCCAGAATTACAACGACGTGGTCTATACCGTACGTCATATTCTGGACAGACCTTGAGAGAACACTTAGGGTTAACACAAAATTAG